In the genome of Ignavibacteria bacterium, one region contains:
- a CDS encoding PD-(D/E)XK nuclease family protein, with translation MQDKFLYKLANEIVSEKTDFDKLCVVFPTKRAGLYLKKYLSGILQKNFFPPNILSIQDFIESHSDLILADNLVLVYELFEQYKEIYSKDFVFEKFYSFGNLLINDFNNIDKALTHTERLFGLIKNYKEIDFKFTHPLEDEEALKEFFKNYDNYLSNSKNDFFKEFWNKIDDLYNSYKARLTAKNIGYEGMIYRNFVDKISESGLENKFEKIIFAGFNYLTKSELAIFRYYKEKNIAEFYFDADSYYYSNDNIKNHEAGGFIQKDVNILRLNSKNLKWIDNNFETGTKNISVYSVASDSGQSKLASQLINEKKYDAGSTVLILSDENLLMPVLNSLPESCKEFNVSMSYPLYLTPVKSFINDIISLHKNKKYFDSIIHFNTEDFQKIILQPYFKFLNTEVIYNIKFNITKNKLFYISYNEVKSFFTKSKVDLSIFELLFAEIKSVSDIVNLIKNIFTEIINNLKKYEINSIEIEFLYKTILCLNNLGDILKKNQYEMDYTAFANLITELIYNETVPFTGEPLKGLQIMGLFESRLIDFENVIILSANEGKFPPMPSHQSIIPYNLRKAFGMTLPEDMEKNYAYLFYRLMQKSKNINLLYNSDLSSESKEKSRYIYQIEYELSRNSNITIKNESAIFEDKYVEPGEITVEKSDSILTGMQKYDFDYPDTNEDKKYFSATSLNKYINCPLQFYFKSIIELEEPETLALDVDAGLFGTLLHNAMQELYSKAQEQNIEVTEDYINSLKAKIDDLINKILTQKFKNIEHKGRFILIKRTLKFYIDKILNMDIAHAPFRIYALEKKIIQAVKIPGYDKPISLKGAIDRIDYTDKIVRIIDYKTGEVKISKTPDEIYSNPDYSTEFQLMFYSYLLKNDDELKKLLEGKSLRTGFYSMRYFANEAVISREEFSDEDYKNASENITTILNNIFDKSIPFTQATDMKRCKYCDFRIICHRLEEK, from the coding sequence ATGCAGGATAAGTTTTTATATAAATTAGCAAACGAAATAGTAAGCGAAAAAACTGATTTCGATAAATTGTGCGTGGTATTTCCTACTAAACGCGCAGGTTTATATTTAAAAAAATATTTATCCGGTATACTTCAAAAGAATTTTTTTCCACCCAATATTCTAAGTATACAGGATTTTATTGAATCTCATTCCGATTTAATTCTTGCCGATAATCTAGTGCTTGTATATGAATTGTTTGAACAATATAAAGAGATTTACAGCAAAGATTTTGTCTTTGAAAAATTTTATTCATTCGGAAACCTGCTCATTAATGATTTCAATAATATCGATAAAGCTCTGACTCATACGGAAAGATTATTCGGATTAATTAAAAATTACAAAGAAATTGACTTCAAATTTACTCACCCGCTTGAAGATGAGGAAGCGCTGAAAGAATTTTTTAAAAACTATGACAATTATCTTTCTAATTCCAAAAATGATTTTTTCAAAGAATTCTGGAATAAAATTGATGATTTATATAACTCATACAAAGCCCGTTTAACAGCGAAAAATATTGGTTATGAAGGAATGATTTATAGAAATTTTGTTGATAAAATTTCAGAATCAGGCTTAGAAAATAAATTTGAAAAAATCATTTTTGCAGGATTTAATTATCTAACTAAATCCGAACTCGCGATATTTAGGTACTATAAAGAAAAAAACATTGCCGAATTTTATTTTGATGCTGATTCATATTACTATTCTAATGATAACATTAAAAATCACGAGGCAGGGGGGTTCATACAAAAAGATGTTAATATACTCAGACTTAACAGTAAAAATTTAAAATGGATTGACAACAACTTTGAAACCGGCACAAAAAATATTTCTGTTTACTCGGTTGCGTCTGATTCCGGACAGTCAAAACTTGCATCTCAGCTTATCAATGAAAAAAAATATGATGCGGGTTCAACTGTTTTAATTCTTTCTGATGAAAATTTGCTCATGCCAGTTCTTAATTCCCTTCCTGAATCATGCAAAGAGTTTAACGTCTCAATGAGCTATCCACTTTATCTAACCCCGGTTAAAAGTTTCATAAACGATATTATATCTCTTCATAAAAATAAAAAATATTTCGATAGCATAATTCATTTTAACACCGAAGATTTTCAAAAAATCATTCTTCAACCTTATTTTAAATTTTTAAATACGGAAGTAATATATAATATAAAATTTAATATTACGAAAAATAAACTATTCTATATTTCATATAATGAAGTAAAATCTTTTTTTACAAAATCTAAAGTCGACCTCAGTATTTTTGAATTATTGTTTGCAGAAATTAAATCTGTTTCGGATATTGTTAATTTAATAAAAAACATTTTTACGGAAATAATTAACAATTTAAAAAAATATGAAATTAATTCTATTGAAATAGAATTTTTATATAAAACAATTTTATGTTTGAATAACCTTGGTGATATTTTGAAAAAGAACCAATATGAAATGGATTATACTGCTTTTGCAAATTTAATCACCGAGCTTATTTATAACGAAACCGTTCCTTTCACAGGCGAACCGCTGAAAGGTCTGCAAATCATGGGATTATTTGAAAGCCGCCTTATAGATTTTGAAAACGTAATTATTCTTTCTGCAAATGAAGGCAAGTTTCCACCTATGCCATCACATCAAAGCATAATCCCATATAATCTACGCAAAGCATTCGGAATGACTCTGCCTGAAGATATGGAGAAAAATTACGCGTATCTTTTTTACCGGCTTATGCAAAAAAGTAAAAACATTAACCTGCTTTATAATTCTGATTTATCATCCGAAAGCAAAGAAAAGAGCAGATATATTTATCAGATTGAATATGAGCTTTCAAGAAATTCAAACATAACCATTAAAAATGAATCCGCAATTTTTGAAGATAAATATGTAGAGCCTGGTGAAATTACTGTTGAAAAATCCGACTCGATTTTAACCGGCATGCAAAAATATGATTTTGATTACCCTGACACCAACGAAGACAAAAAATATTTCTCAGCAACTTCTTTAAATAAATATATAAACTGTCCTCTTCAATTTTATTTTAAAAGCATTATTGAGCTTGAAGAACCCGAGACACTTGCGCTTGATGTCGATGCAGGATTATTCGGAACTTTGCTTCACAATGCTATGCAGGAACTATATAGCAAAGCACAAGAACAAAACATTGAAGTAACGGAAGATTATATTAATTCTTTAAAAGCTAAGATCGATGATCTCATAAATAAAATTTTAACTCAAAAATTTAAAAACATTGAACACAAAGGAAGATTCATTCTTATAAAGAGAACTCTAAAGTTTTACATCGATAAAATTCTCAACATGGACATTGCTCATGCTCCGTTTAGAATCTATGCTCTTGAGAAAAAAATTATTCAAGCGGTAAAAATTCCCGGTTATGATAAACCCATTAGCTTAAAAGGAGCAATCGACCGTATTGATTATACCGATAAGATTGTCCGAATAATCGATTATAAAACAGGGGAAGTAAAAATTTCAAAAACACCTGATGAAATTTATTCCAATCCTGATTATTCCACTGAGTTTCAATTGATGTTTTACAGCTATTTGCTAAAAAATGACGACGAGTTAAAAAAACTGCTCGAAGGAAAATCATTAAGAACAGGATTTTATTCAATGAGATATTTTGCAAATGAAGCAGTGATTTCACGCGAGGAATTTTCAGATGAAGATTATAAAAATGCATCTGAAAATATTACGACTATTCTTAATAACATTTTCGATAAATCAATACCGTTTACACAAGCAACTGATATGAAAAGATGCAAGTATTGTGACTTCAGAATAATCTGTCATCGCCTCGAAGAGAAATAA
- a CDS encoding class I SAM-dependent methyltransferase, producing the protein MSIEKAKKADKVDFDQYADVYEKTLEDDLKFFGEENSYFAEYKIKLVEELLSSPSKNILEYGCGIGRNVKFFKQYFPNANVEACDISEKSLEIAKKENPDVKFNLISDEFVNQNAGKFDLIFVSCVFHHIEPSLRHGAITNISKLLKSKGKLFIFEHNPYNPVTLKIVKDCVWDADAILLKPQETKELISYAGLKLDKMNYTLFFPAFLKSLRFMENYLRFIPMGGQYFVMASKN; encoded by the coding sequence ATGTCCATAGAGAAAGCAAAAAAAGCAGATAAAGTTGACTTTGACCAATATGCTGATGTTTATGAAAAAACTCTCGAAGATGATTTAAAATTTTTCGGTGAAGAAAATTCTTATTTTGCAGAATACAAAATCAAGCTCGTCGAAGAATTATTAAGCTCTCCTTCAAAAAATATTCTGGAATACGGCTGCGGTATAGGTCGCAATGTCAAATTTTTTAAGCAGTATTTTCCTAACGCAAATGTCGAAGCTTGTGATATTTCTGAAAAAAGTCTGGAAATAGCAAAAAAAGAAAACCCTGATGTGAAGTTTAACTTAATAAGCGATGAGTTTGTAAATCAAAACGCTGGTAAATTTGATTTAATTTTTGTCTCCTGTGTATTTCATCACATCGAACCTTCCTTGCGCCATGGAGCAATAACAAATATTTCAAAGCTCTTAAAAAGCAAAGGTAAGTTGTTCATATTTGAACACAATCCTTATAACCCTGTTACTTTGAAAATCGTAAAAGACTGCGTATGGGATGCAGATGCGATTTTGTTAAAGCCGCAAGAAACAAAGGAGTTAATTTCTTATGCAGGCTTAAAGCTCGATAAAATGAATTACACACTCTTCTTCCCTGCTTTTTTAAAGTCCTTGAGATTTATGGAAAATTATTTGAGGTTTATTCCGATGGGTGGTCAATACTTCGTTATGGCAAGTAAAAACTAA
- the metG gene encoding methionine--tRNA ligase: MSKELSKEQPKSQKYIVTSALTYANGDTHLGHIAGSILPGDIYARYRRLRGDDIIYVCGSDEYGTAIEMAAIKENITPQEVIDKYHTANKKAYEDFGISFDVYSRTSLDIHKQTARDFFLNLYDKNILYTKTEKQLYSIKLDTFLADRFVEGTCPICGYEAARGDQCENCGNSLDPLQLINPVSKISGDVPIVKETSNFYFPLTKFQNDLQKWLDTKKDWKPNVVNYAKGLFKTGLVDRSVTRDLKWGIPVPVQGYENKVIYVWIEAPVGYISATKDLFIQRNEPDKWKDYWLDKNTKLIHFLGKDNVIFHAIIFPSMLMAHGDFVLPDNIPANEYLNISGAKFSKSKGIGVLVKDVVKEFNPDVIRYAMASNMPENKDSEFSWDDVYNKNNSELSDILGNYINRVSVFAKSKFDNKIPARIENGNDEILNEVKKQAELISSHYEKYRFKDALAETMNMARLANKYFNDSEPWKVIREDKDKCGHIINNCLQISYSLAIAISTVLPFTSDRIINILNTDKKYFSWERIGEINLISGNSLGENEILFPKLEKPVQEENKEPVINQKDNLIDINDFKKTELKIAKIIEAEKVPKSKKLLKLKVRTGDKTKQIVSGISEHYTPEELIGKSIVIVDNLKPSKLMGIDSEGMLLAAKKDGKLRIVTVDNEIDDGAEVS; this comes from the coding sequence ATGTCCAAAGAATTATCAAAAGAACAACCAAAATCTCAAAAATATATTGTAACCTCAGCGCTTACTTATGCCAATGGAGATACACATTTAGGTCATATTGCCGGTTCAATTTTACCAGGTGATATTTATGCGCGTTACCGCCGTTTAAGAGGTGATGATATTATTTATGTCTGCGGCTCGGATGAATACGGCACCGCAATCGAAATGGCTGCGATAAAAGAAAATATCACTCCTCAGGAAGTTATCGACAAATACCATACCGCAAATAAAAAAGCTTACGAAGATTTTGGAATCTCGTTCGATGTTTATTCCAGAACTTCGCTTGATATTCATAAACAAACCGCCCGTGATTTTTTCCTGAATCTTTATGACAAAAACATTTTATATACTAAGACCGAAAAACAACTTTACTCTATTAAGCTCGATACATTCTTAGCCGACAGGTTTGTTGAAGGAACTTGCCCCATATGCGGATACGAAGCCGCACGTGGCGACCAATGCGAAAATTGCGGCAACAGCTTAGACCCGCTTCAATTGATAAATCCGGTTTCAAAAATTTCAGGTGATGTTCCGATTGTTAAGGAAACTTCTAATTTTTATTTTCCGCTTACAAAATTTCAAAATGATTTACAAAAATGGCTTGATACTAAAAAAGACTGGAAGCCGAATGTCGTAAATTACGCAAAAGGTTTATTCAAAACAGGACTCGTTGACCGTTCCGTTACACGAGACTTAAAATGGGGCATACCTGTTCCCGTTCAGGGATATGAGAATAAAGTAATTTATGTATGGATTGAAGCTCCCGTCGGATATATTTCTGCAACTAAAGATTTGTTCATACAAAGAAACGAACCTGATAAATGGAAAGACTATTGGTTAGATAAAAATACAAAGCTCATTCATTTTCTCGGCAAGGACAACGTTATTTTTCACGCAATCATTTTCCCGTCTATGTTGATGGCTCACGGTGATTTTGTTCTGCCTGATAACATTCCGGCAAATGAATATCTGAATATCAGCGGAGCAAAATTTTCAAAAAGCAAAGGCATCGGTGTGCTTGTTAAAGATGTCGTTAAAGAATTTAATCCTGATGTTATACGCTATGCAATGGCTTCTAACATGCCCGAAAACAAAGACTCTGAGTTCAGTTGGGATGATGTTTACAACAAAAACAATTCCGAGCTTTCCGATATTCTTGGCAACTATATAAACCGTGTGTCTGTTTTTGCAAAATCAAAATTCGATAACAAAATTCCTGCCAGAATTGAAAACGGAAACGATGAGATTCTTAATGAAGTTAAAAAACAAGCTGAATTAATTTCTTCTCATTATGAAAAATATCGCTTCAAAGATGCATTAGCCGAAACAATGAACATGGCTCGCCTTGCAAATAAATATTTCAACGACAGCGAACCCTGGAAAGTTATCAGAGAAGATAAAGACAAATGCGGTCACATAATAAATAACTGTCTGCAAATAAGCTACAGTCTTGCAATTGCGATTTCAACCGTACTTCCTTTTACTTCAGATAGAATTATTAATATTTTAAATACAGATAAAAAATATTTCAGCTGGGAAAGAATCGGAGAAATAAATTTAATATCAGGAAATTCTCTCGGCGAGAATGAAATCCTTTTTCCTAAACTTGAAAAACCTGTGCAAGAAGAAAACAAAGAACCCGTTATTAACCAAAAAGATAATCTCATCGATATAAATGACTTCAAAAAAACCGAATTAAAAATTGCCAAGATAATTGAAGCAGAGAAAGTTCCTAAAAGCAAAAAACTTCTTAAGCTGAAAGTAAGAACAGGTGATAAAACCAAGCAGATTGTCTCAGGCATTTCAGAACATTATACCCCCGAAGAGCTTATCGGTAAGTCAATAGTTATCGTAGATAATTTGAAGCCGTCGAAATTAATGGGAATCGATTCTGAGGGAATGCTTCTCGCAGCAAAGAAAGACGGCAAGCTTCGTATTGTGACCGTTGATAATGAAATCGATGACGGCGCTGAAGTAAGTTAA
- the folP gene encoding dihydropteroate synthase, translating to MGVINITPDSFSDGGKYYSETALTEKAVADAIQMEKDGADFIDIGGESTRPGAETVSLNEELNRVIPAISELSKKIRIPISIDTYKSQVAEEALKNGAEIVNDISGFKFDNKMTDITAKHNASCILMHIKGTPKDMQKNPEYENVIKEVYDYLNDSINIAKNAGVKQIITDVGIGFGKSLEHNTVLLKNLNYFQKLGHPILLGVSRKSFMNKIFPVEMNERLEGTITANTIGIMNGANILRVHDIKENLRAVKIADYIKYKTA from the coding sequence ATGGGCGTGATCAACATTACTCCCGATTCATTTTCCGATGGCGGCAAATATTATTCCGAAACCGCTTTAACTGAAAAAGCTGTTGCCGACGCGATACAAATGGAAAAAGATGGAGCGGATTTCATTGATATTGGCGGTGAGTCAACCCGTCCCGGTGCTGAAACGGTTTCACTTAATGAAGAATTAAATCGTGTCATTCCTGCAATTTCGGAGCTTTCAAAAAAAATTAGAATTCCCATTTCAATTGATACATATAAATCCCAAGTTGCAGAAGAAGCTTTAAAAAACGGTGCAGAGATTGTAAATGACATTAGCGGATTTAAGTTTGATAACAAAATGACAGATATTACTGCGAAACACAATGCTTCATGCATTTTGATGCACATCAAAGGAACGCCTAAAGACATGCAGAAGAATCCCGAATATGAAAATGTTATTAAAGAAGTTTATGATTATTTAAATGATTCAATTAACATTGCAAAGAATGCCGGTGTAAAGCAGATTATTACCGATGTCGGCATTGGTTTCGGCAAGTCACTCGAACATAACACGGTCTTATTAAAAAATCTGAATTATTTTCAGAAACTTGGTCATCCCATTTTGCTTGGTGTTTCAAGAAAAAGTTTTATGAATAAAATTTTTCCTGTTGAAATGAACGAACGTCTTGAAGGAACTATTACCGCAAATACAATCGGTATTATGAACGGCGCAAATATCCTGCGGGTTCACGATATAAAAGAAAATTTACGTGCGGTAAAAATTGCAGACTACATAAAATATAAAACAGCTTGA